The following coding sequences are from one Streptomyces angustmyceticus window:
- a CDS encoding catalase, producing MTARFLTTEAGAPVADNQNSATAGVGGPIILQDQHLLEKLARFNRERIPERVVHARGSGAYGYFEVTDDVTGFTRADFLSAVGKRTETFIRFSTVADSLGGPDAARDPRGFALKFYTEEGNYDLVGNNTPVFFIKDPIKFPDFIHSQKRDPFTGKQEPDNVWDFWAHSPEATHQVTWLMGDRGIPASYRHMNGYGSHTYQWTNAEGEAFFVKYHFKTNQGIRCLDAAQGAELSGTDPNSHQTDLLQSIERGVYPSWTLYVQIMPAAEAANYRFNPFDLTKVWPHADYPLQRVGRLVLDRNPDNVFAEVEQSAFSPNNFVPGIGPSPDKMLQGRLFAYADAHRYRLGVNHTQLPVNAPKATEAHNYGRDGLMATHRYDRHAKNYEPNSYGGPVQTDEALSAPFAVSGHTGTHEAPPHTKDDDFFQAGELYRLMSQDERTRLVNNIAGGLSQVSRDDVIEKNLAHFHAADPEYGARVEARVRELRED from the coding sequence CTGACGGCGCGCTTTCTCACTACGGAGGCTGGCGCCCCCGTCGCCGACAACCAGAACTCCGCCACCGCCGGCGTCGGCGGCCCGATCATCCTCCAGGACCAGCACCTGCTGGAGAAGCTCGCCCGCTTCAACCGCGAGCGCATCCCGGAGCGCGTCGTGCACGCCCGCGGCTCCGGCGCGTACGGCTACTTCGAGGTGACCGACGACGTCACGGGCTTCACCCGCGCCGACTTCCTCAGCGCCGTCGGCAAGCGCACCGAGACGTTCATCCGCTTCTCGACCGTCGCCGACAGCCTCGGCGGCCCGGACGCGGCCCGTGACCCGCGCGGCTTCGCGCTGAAGTTCTACACCGAAGAGGGCAACTACGACCTCGTCGGCAACAACACCCCGGTGTTCTTCATCAAGGACCCCATCAAGTTCCCCGACTTCATCCACTCCCAGAAGCGCGACCCCTTCACGGGCAAGCAGGAGCCGGACAACGTCTGGGACTTCTGGGCACACTCCCCCGAGGCGACCCACCAGGTCACCTGGCTCATGGGCGACCGCGGCATCCCCGCCTCCTACCGCCACATGAACGGCTACGGCTCGCACACCTACCAGTGGACGAACGCCGAGGGTGAGGCCTTCTTCGTCAAGTACCACTTCAAGACCAACCAGGGCATCCGCTGCCTGGACGCCGCGCAGGGCGCCGAGCTGTCCGGCACGGACCCCAACAGCCACCAGACCGACCTGCTCCAGTCCATCGAGCGGGGCGTCTACCCCTCCTGGACGCTGTACGTGCAGATCATGCCGGCGGCCGAGGCGGCGAACTACCGCTTCAACCCGTTCGACCTGACGAAGGTGTGGCCGCACGCGGACTACCCGCTGCAGCGCGTCGGCCGCCTGGTCCTGGACCGCAACCCCGACAACGTCTTCGCCGAGGTCGAGCAGTCGGCGTTCTCCCCGAACAACTTCGTGCCCGGCATCGGCCCGTCCCCGGACAAGATGCTCCAGGGCCGGCTGTTCGCCTACGCCGACGCGCACCGCTACCGCCTGGGCGTCAACCACACCCAGCTGCCGGTGAACGCCCCCAAGGCGACCGAGGCCCACAACTACGGCCGGGACGGCCTGATGGCCACCCACCGCTACGACCGGCACGCCAAGAACTACGAGCCGAACTCCTACGGCGGCCCGGTGCAGACCGACGAGGCCCTCTCCGCCCCGTTCGCCGTCTCCGGCCACACCGGCACCCACGAGGCCCCGCCGCACACCAAGGACGACGACTTCTTCCAGGCCGGTGAGCTCTACCGCCTGATGTCGCAGGACGAGCGGACCCGCCTGGTGAACAACATCGCCGGCGGCCTCTCCCAGGTCAGCCGGGACGACGTGATCGAGAAGAACCTGGCCCACTTCCACGCGGCCGACCCGGAGTACGGCGCCCGCGTCGAAGCCAGGGTCCGAGAGCTGCGCGAGGACTGA
- a CDS encoding GNAT family N-acetyltransferase, whose protein sequence is MLIHAPSPTELPALRTLERAAGEAFRGLGMAAIADDEPSALAQLTAYQRAGRVLAAYEEPGRATTTDTPPGRPLGYLLWEPVDGCTHIEQVSVHPHHAHRRIGRALIDRAEREGGPAPLPLTLTTFAEVPWNAPYYARLGFRVLADPELTPGLRAIRAHEATLGLDRWRRVAMRREPGQSDGRA, encoded by the coding sequence GTGCTCATCCATGCCCCCTCCCCGACCGAGCTGCCCGCCCTGCGCACCCTCGAACGCGCCGCCGGCGAGGCGTTCCGCGGACTCGGGATGGCGGCGATCGCCGACGACGAACCGTCGGCACTCGCTCAGTTGACGGCATATCAACGGGCGGGACGGGTCCTGGCCGCGTACGAGGAACCGGGCCGGGCGACCACCACGGACACGCCGCCCGGACGGCCCCTCGGCTATCTCCTCTGGGAGCCCGTCGACGGATGCACCCACATCGAGCAGGTGTCGGTCCACCCACACCATGCCCACCGCCGCATCGGCCGGGCACTCATCGACCGGGCCGAACGGGAAGGCGGCCCGGCCCCGCTCCCGCTCACCCTGACCACCTTCGCCGAGGTCCCGTGGAACGCGCCGTACTACGCCCGCCTCGGATTCCGAGTCCTCGCCGATCCCGAACTCACCCCGGGCCTACGGGCGATCCGCGCCCATGAGGCGACGCTGGGGCTGGACCGGTGGCGGCGGGTGGCGATGCGCCGGGAGCCCGGCCAGTCGGATGGCAGGGCATGA
- a CDS encoding MmcQ/YjbR family DNA-binding protein has protein sequence MIDANALRAVCLDFNGAVEEFPFPRHPDVSTFKVGGKIFALTTLTNTPLTVSLKCEPELAERLRATHPEVVPGYHLNKRHWNTVSLTGALPDQLVLDMIEDSYDLVVASLPRTQRLLLDWPGERRP, from the coding sequence GTGATCGACGCGAATGCCCTGCGGGCCGTCTGCCTGGACTTCAACGGCGCGGTCGAGGAGTTCCCTTTTCCGCGCCACCCCGACGTGTCCACCTTCAAGGTCGGCGGAAAAATCTTCGCGCTGACGACACTGACGAATACCCCGCTCACCGTGAGCCTCAAATGCGAACCCGAACTGGCCGAACGCCTGCGCGCGACGCACCCCGAGGTGGTCCCCGGCTACCACCTCAACAAGCGCCACTGGAACACCGTTTCGCTGACCGGCGCCCTCCCCGACCAACTCGTCCTCGACATGATCGAGGACTCCTACGACCTCGTGGTCGCTTCACTCCCCCGCACCCAGCGCCTGCTGCTCGACTGGCCCGGGGAGCGGCGGCCCTGA
- a CDS encoding tetratricopeptide repeat protein, whose product MGGKNKSKGRNKKSGSRSQRVAAGPGTGAERDNSFAGSRFDRAAALGSGTQYNTFVHEYAPAPSALASLPELPAEFTGREEDLAFLLDLLDPGSGVERPGVVVAGMGGVGKTTLAHAAGHETLKRKWFTGVLLVDLRGYDSQPAQAEQALDSLLRLLGVPSEHIPPTGPEREVFYRSHLVERARGSERLLVVADNASSASQVKPLLPPAPHGMIVTSRKALPGIGRLRSLHQLQPEDAVDLLDLALREADPSDQRVEGDQRAAERIAVACGCLPLALQIVAAQLVQDPGQPLAERAQRLASGEGRLDSINDGERDLRTVFDQTLNSLLPQQQDLFRMLSLNAGPDISTAAAAALTHQTETVTDNQLSQLAATHLIERSPVRGRWQMHDLLRDYAYEKSRSHCQDNRTARRKYEQAHQRLTDYYIRLAENADTHITSSGQGASPTLSGRDEALTQLDAECANLIAAAHAEAPSESTARLGFAIRDYLEWRHRTQDVLAIGALVLDTCRALGDFHNEPGAWHNLGSALDELHRYDEALTAFRTARALAEQTNDKDGQAAAWNGAGGSLYRLHRYDEALTAFRTARAFAEQTNNKDGQTNIWNNIGNALEALHRYQEALATSNATRALAEQTDNKDSQAVAWNSAGNALERLHRYDEALAAYDTARILAEQTNHKDRQAAAWNNTGNILEDQYRYDEALTAYRTARTLAEQTGNKDSQATAWNNTGRVLSKLHRYDEALTAYRTARTLAEQTSHPSGQATTWHGIGNVLYSLHRYEEALTAYGTARGLAEQTGNKDSQAVAWNNTGSALEKLHRYEEALTAYGTARGLAEQTGNKDSQAIAWNDTGDALEKLHRYEEALTAYGTARGLAEQTGNKDSQAAVWNNTGSALEKLHRYEEALTAYGTARGLAEQTGNKDGQAAVWNNTGSALEKLHRYEEALTTCDTARGLAEQTGNKDSQAAVWNNTGSALEKLHRYDEALTAYGTARGLAEQTGNKDGQAAAWNNTGSALEKLHRYDEALTACDTARTLAEQTGDKDGQAAAWNGTGIALRGLCRYDLAESAGRRAVSILEALGDLTSAGEALGELAQTLSAADADVVKVCEVWLLSADSYKRAGALEEAARAYGKVKQAESGQAP is encoded by the coding sequence GTGGGGGGCAAGAACAAGTCCAAGGGACGGAACAAGAAGAGCGGCAGCCGCAGTCAGCGGGTCGCTGCAGGGCCGGGGACCGGAGCGGAGCGTGACAACAGCTTCGCCGGCAGCCGGTTCGATCGAGCCGCTGCCTTGGGCAGTGGAACGCAGTACAACACGTTCGTGCACGAATACGCACCGGCACCGTCCGCGCTCGCCTCGCTGCCGGAGCTGCCGGCAGAGTTCACCGGACGAGAGGAGGACCTGGCATTCCTGCTGGACCTCCTCGATCCAGGGTCGGGTGTAGAGCGGCCGGGGGTCGTCGTAGCGGGCATGGGGGGCGTGGGCAAGACGACGCTGGCTCATGCCGCCGGTCATGAAACGTTGAAGCGAAAATGGTTCACCGGGGTGCTCCTGGTAGACCTGCGTGGGTACGACTCCCAGCCTGCCCAGGCCGAGCAAGCCCTTGATTCCCTGCTGCGTTTGCTCGGGGTGCCATCGGAGCACATTCCTCCCACCGGGCCCGAACGGGAAGTCTTTTACCGCTCCCATCTCGTGGAACGCGCCCGGGGGAGTGAGCGGCTGCTGGTAGTCGCGGACAACGCCTCCAGCGCCTCCCAGGTCAAACCCCTGCTGCCGCCCGCGCCGCACGGGATGATCGTCACATCCCGTAAAGCGCTCCCCGGAATCGGCCGCCTGCGCTCCCTCCATCAGCTGCAGCCCGAAGACGCCGTCGACCTCCTGGACCTCGCTCTGCGCGAAGCAGATCCCAGCGACCAACGCGTCGAAGGGGACCAGAGAGCAGCTGAGCGCATCGCTGTTGCATGCGGCTGCCTGCCCCTGGCCCTGCAGATCGTGGCCGCGCAGCTGGTTCAAGACCCCGGACAGCCTCTGGCCGAACGCGCCCAACGCCTTGCCTCAGGCGAGGGACGGCTGGACAGCATCAACGACGGAGAACGCGACCTGCGCACCGTCTTCGACCAGACCCTCAACAGCCTGCTCCCACAACAGCAGGATCTGTTCCGCATGCTGTCTCTCAATGCCGGTCCCGACATCTCTACGGCCGCAGCCGCCGCTCTCACCCACCAGACCGAGACAGTTACCGACAACCAGCTCAGCCAGCTCGCCGCCACACATCTCATCGAACGCAGCCCAGTTCGGGGTCGGTGGCAGATGCACGACCTGCTACGCGACTACGCCTACGAAAAATCTCGGTCCCACTGTCAGGACAACCGCACCGCGCGCCGTAAATACGAGCAAGCACACCAACGTCTGACTGACTATTACATTCGACTGGCCGAAAACGCGGACACTCATATCACATCGTCCGGGCAGGGTGCTTCCCCTACACTTTCTGGCCGGGATGAGGCGCTGACGCAGCTGGACGCAGAGTGCGCCAATCTCATTGCCGCCGCTCACGCTGAAGCCCCCTCCGAAAGCACCGCCCGCCTTGGTTTCGCTATCCGTGACTACCTGGAATGGCGCCACAGGACGCAGGACGTTCTGGCAATCGGAGCATTGGTTTTGGATACCTGCCGTGCCCTCGGCGATTTTCATAATGAACCAGGCGCCTGGCACAACCTTGGGAGCGCCTTGGATGAACTGCATCGTTACGACGAAGCTCTCACCGCATTTCGCACCGCGCGTGCACTCGCCGAACAAACCAACGACAAAGATGGTCAAGCCGCCGCGTGGAATGGTGCCGGTGGCTCTCTGTACCGGCTGCACCGTTACGATGAGGCTCTCACCGCATTTCGCACCGCGCGCGCCTTCGCCGAACAAACCAACAACAAAGACGGCCAAACTAATATCTGGAACAACATTGGCAATGCTCTAGAGGCGCTACACCGTTACCAAGAGGCCCTCGCCACCTCTAATGCCACGCGCGCTCTCGCCGAGCAAACGGACAATAAGGACAGTCAAGCCGTCGCGTGGAATAGTGCCGGGAACGCCCTGGAGAGACTGCACCGTTACGACGAGGCTCTCGCCGCATACGACACCGCGCGTATCCTCGCCGAACAAACCAACCACAAAGACAGGCAAGCCGCCGCATGGAATAATACCGGAAATATCCTGGAGGACCAGTACCGTTACGACGAGGCTCTGACCGCATACCGCACCGCGCGTACCCTCGCAGAACAAACCGGCAACAAAGACAGTCAAGCTACCGCGTGGAATAACACCGGCCGTGTTCTGTCCAAGCTGCACCGTTACGACGAGGCTCTGACCGCATACCGCACCGCGCGTACCCTCGCAGAACAAACCAGTCACCCTAGTGGCCAAGCCACCACCTGGCATGGCATTGGCAACGTCCTGTACAGCCTGCACCGTTACGAGGAGGCTCTCACGGCATACGGCACCGCGCGTGGTCTTGCTGAACAGACTGGCAACAAAGACAGTCAGGCCGTCGCGTGGAATAACACGGGTAGTGCTCTGGAGAAGCTGCATCGTTACGAGGAGGCTCTCACGGCATACGGCACCGCGCGTGGTCTTGCTGAACAGACTGGCAACAAAGACAGTCAGGCCATCGCATGGAATGACACCGGTGACGCTCTGGAGAAGCTGCATCGTTACGAGGAGGCTCTCACGGCATACGGCACCGCGCGTGGTCTTGCTGAACAGACTGGCAACAAAGACAGTCAGGCCGCCGTGTGGAATAACACGGGTAGTGCTCTGGAGAAGCTGCATCGTTACGAGGAGGCTCTCACGGCATACGGCACCGCGCGTGGTCTTGCTGAACAGACTGGCAACAAAGACGGACAGGCCGCCGTGTGGAATAACACGGGCAGTGCTCTGGAGAAGCTGCATCGTTACGAGGAGGCTCTCACGACATGCGACACCGCGCGTGGTCTTGCTGAACAGACTGGCAACAAAGACAGTCAGGCCGCCGTGTGGAATAACACGGGCAGTGCTCTGGAGAAGCTGCACCGTTACGACGAGGCCCTCACGGCATACGGCACCGCGCGTGGTCTTGCTGAACAGACTGGCAACAAAGACGGACAGGCCGCCGCGTGGAATAACACGGGCAGTGCTCTGGAGAAGCTGCACCGTTACGACGAGGCCCTCACGGCATGCGACACCGCGCGCACCCTCGCTGAACAGACCGGCGACAAAGACGGCCAAGCCGCCGCATGGAATGGCACCGGGATCGCTCTTAGAGGCCTGTGTCGTTACGACCTGGCCGAATCTGCTGGCCGGCGCGCGGTGTCGATTCTTGAAGCTCTCGGTGACCTCACCTCCGCCGGAGAAGCATTGGGTGAACTGGCGCAAACTCTCAGTGCGGCTGATGCCGACGTTGTGAAGGTGTGTGAAGTCTGGCTGCTCTCCGCTGATTCCTATAAAAGGGCGGGCGCGCTGGAAGAGGCAGCCCGCGCATATGGGAAGGTAAAGCAAGCCGAGTCAGGGCAGGCTCCGTGA
- a CDS encoding methyltransferase family protein translates to MRGLRRTAHARIPVIVGAGVFAVLVGHAPPSSWRHLQYWQPELALLGALLAAASTALLLWARWVLGTMWAGVPLVQEHHELRTDGPYRLVRHPIYTGLLGLIVGGMLACGFGVWVDYLVVAVPWLLRRVCLEDGLMGSQFDVAYDTYRARVPALIPWTRPARVGSRRAGGERGQ, encoded by the coding sequence GTGCGCGGACTGCGGCGCACCGCGCACGCACGGATTCCGGTGATCGTGGGCGCCGGGGTCTTCGCGGTGCTGGTCGGCCATGCCCCGCCGTCCTCCTGGCGCCACCTCCAGTACTGGCAGCCCGAGCTCGCACTCCTGGGTGCCCTGCTCGCCGCCGCCTCCACCGCGTTGCTGCTGTGGGCCCGTTGGGTGCTGGGCACGATGTGGGCCGGCGTCCCGCTGGTGCAGGAGCACCACGAGTTGCGTACCGACGGTCCCTACCGGCTGGTCCGCCACCCCATCTACACCGGTCTGCTCGGTCTGATCGTCGGCGGCATGCTGGCCTGCGGCTTCGGGGTCTGGGTGGATTATCTGGTAGTTGCCGTCCCCTGGTTGCTGCGTAGGGTGTGCCTTGAGGACGGCCTGATGGGCAGTCAGTTCGATGTCGCCTACGACACCTACCGGGCGCGGGTCCCCGCCCTGATCCCGTGGACGCGCCCCGCCCGGGTCGGCTCCCGCCGCGCCGGCGGCGAGCGGGGGCAGTAG
- a CDS encoding AMP-binding protein, translating into MSRPDQQLSYAAGAGDRPLLDRTIGTDLARTIARFGDREALVDVASGRRWTYTELGRAVDEVALGLLAKGVGKGDRVGIWAPNCAEWVLVQYATARIGAILVNVNPAYRVHELAYVLRQAGITLLVSATHHRTSDYRGMIEQVRAESPALREVVYLDDPTWDELLAAGATVPPARLTEYEQTLAADDPVNIQYTSGTTGFPKGATLSHRNILNNGYWVGETVAYTEHDRVCLPVPFYHCFGMVMGNLAGTSHGACLVIPGPAFDAAATLRAVQDERCTSLYGVPTMFIAELNHPDFATYDLTTLRTGIMAGSPCPEEVMKRVVSEMHMAEVSICYGMTETSPVSTQTRREDDLAHRTTTVGRVLPHIEVKVVDPVSGATVPRGTPGELCTRGYSVMLGYWQEPERTAEVIDTDRWMHTGDLAVMNDDSYVRIVGRIKDMIIRGGENVYPREIEEFLYSHPKIADVQVVGVPDDKYGEEIAACVILRDPENPLTRDELDHYCRSHLAHFKIPRYLHIVDTFPMTVSGKVRKVELRERLAGEVGRVSQ; encoded by the coding sequence ATGAGCCGCCCGGACCAGCAACTCTCGTACGCCGCCGGGGCCGGCGACCGGCCGCTGCTCGACCGCACCATCGGCACCGACCTGGCCCGCACCATCGCCCGGTTCGGCGACCGCGAGGCGCTGGTCGACGTGGCGAGCGGCCGCCGCTGGACGTACACCGAACTGGGCCGCGCGGTCGACGAAGTGGCGCTCGGCCTGCTCGCCAAGGGCGTCGGCAAGGGCGACCGGGTCGGCATCTGGGCGCCCAACTGCGCCGAGTGGGTCCTCGTCCAGTACGCCACCGCCCGGATCGGCGCGATCCTCGTCAACGTCAACCCCGCCTACCGCGTCCACGAGCTGGCGTACGTCCTGCGGCAGGCCGGCATCACCCTCCTGGTCTCCGCGACCCACCACCGGACCAGCGACTACCGCGGGATGATCGAGCAGGTGCGCGCCGAGAGCCCCGCGCTGCGCGAGGTCGTCTACCTCGACGACCCGACCTGGGACGAGCTGCTGGCGGCAGGCGCCACCGTCCCGCCCGCCCGGCTCACCGAGTACGAGCAGACCCTCGCCGCCGACGACCCGGTCAACATCCAGTACACCTCGGGCACCACCGGCTTCCCCAAGGGCGCCACCCTCTCCCACCGCAACATCCTCAACAACGGCTACTGGGTCGGCGAGACCGTCGCCTACACCGAGCACGACCGGGTGTGCCTGCCGGTGCCCTTCTACCACTGCTTCGGCATGGTCATGGGCAACCTCGCCGGCACCTCGCACGGCGCCTGCCTCGTCATCCCCGGCCCCGCCTTCGACGCCGCCGCCACCCTCCGGGCCGTCCAGGACGAGCGCTGCACGTCCCTCTACGGCGTCCCCACCATGTTCATCGCCGAACTCAACCACCCCGACTTCGCCACCTACGACCTCACCACCCTCCGCACCGGCATCATGGCGGGCTCGCCCTGCCCGGAGGAGGTGATGAAACGGGTCGTCTCCGAGATGCACATGGCCGAGGTCTCCATCTGTTACGGCATGACCGAGACCTCCCCGGTCTCCACCCAGACCCGCCGCGAGGACGACCTCGCCCACCGCACCACGACGGTCGGTCGCGTACTGCCGCACATCGAGGTCAAGGTCGTCGACCCGGTGAGCGGCGCGACCGTCCCCCGCGGTACCCCGGGCGAACTGTGCACCCGCGGATACAGCGTGATGCTCGGCTACTGGCAGGAACCCGAGCGCACCGCCGAGGTCATCGACACCGACCGCTGGATGCACACCGGCGACCTCGCCGTGATGAACGACGACAGCTACGTCCGGATCGTCGGCCGCATCAAGGACATGATCATCAGGGGCGGCGAGAACGTCTACCCACGCGAGATCGAGGAGTTCCTCTACTCCCACCCCAAGATCGCCGACGTCCAGGTGGTCGGCGTCCCCGACGACAAGTACGGCGAGGAAATCGCCGCCTGCGTCATCCTCCGCGACCCCGAGAACCCCCTCACCCGCGACGAGTTGGACCACTACTGCCGCTCCCACCTCGCCCACTTCAAGATCCCCCGCTACCTCCACATCGTCGACACTTTCCCCATGACCGTCAGCGGCAAGGTCCGCAAGGTGGAACTGCGGGAACGGTTGGCGGGGGAGGTGGGGCGGGTCTCGCAGTGA